The genomic interval GATCTTTTTGCTAGGATTGGTGCTAGCTGTTTTCATTCCAGCTCAAACCGAATGCATTTTTTTGAAGAGGTGGATTAATAAAAGAAGTGGATTCAATCCACAAGTGGTTTTAGATTTGCAGTGAAGTCACTTGGATCCATTCAAACCAGGCCCAGAACAGTTCCAAGCCTGGTTTGGAAATGGGCCTGCCGAACAAGGCCTTAAGGTACTACTCCTGGTCCTACCGCCAGTCACCAGAGTGGTCGCAGGCAAATCCAGCGGTAGACAGGCAAGTCAGGCAGGAAAATGCCCCCTGCAGGAAAATCCAGCAGTAGACTTGCACTGGGCAGGAAATGCACACTTGCACTGCGCACTGAAGCCCAAGCAGATTCGCTGGTTGGGGGAAGGGCCGCGAGACTCCACCCTACCGTTTATTTTGCCCTCGCCCGACCTGTTTTTGTTCGTacgtttctttctctcttttgttttACTCCGTCCGCTGAGGGTATGCACTACATATGCTCCTTAATGAAGTagccacccaaaaaaaaaagatacaacGTAGGATGAAGTCACTTCTTCTAGTGTACGAGTTTCTTTATATGGATCCCATGAAACTTTagcttttaatattttattgggCCGGCGCTCTCTGTCTCACCTCTACACTCTCTCACCTGTCACTCACTCTcacctttcttctctctcgcccgcctcttttctctctcgttCGCTgacgtcgccgacgacgggAGCTCAGCCCGCGTGTCCCGGCGACAGAGCTCGGCGTCGGCTGAGTCCCGGTGGCGGAGATCGAAGACAGGCGAGTCTCGGTGGCGGAGGGCGAATGCCCGCGGCGGAGCTCAGCGTCCAGCGAGTCCGTGAGGGGGAGATCGGCGATCGTGTCCCCGTGGCGGCGCATCGGGGCTGGCGATGGGTCGTGGACGGtacggtggcggtggccggcctCGGTGTCGACGAGGTGAGAGCAACGTCGGCGTCTgtcctctctcttccttttcttggcttctctctcccctctctctcactttcCACCGAAGGCACCGTACCTTGCAGAGGATACGTGCACACCTATGAGGGCACGGTTCATATTGAGCTGGTGAGCTTACACCGACGTGGCGGGCTTGAGCTACTCGCCACGTCGATGCATAGTGCATGCCCTGAGAGCATCTGTTGGCTGAGGCGCGCATGATTGGAATTCGAGAGATAAGTCTTAAGGCCATTATGAGTGGCCCATTTTATTTCATAGTTTTCAAGTGTGACACGTCagtgttttagttttgttctaTAATATGAAAGGGTATCTCTCGGTGGtctcttttattttacagtTTCATAGACTTGATAGACCATTAAATTTCTGCATAAGAGTAATTATTGCATGAGAGAAAAATAGGAGGTGGACCCCGCATGGGATCTAGATGAAAGAAAGGTTTGTCCTCAATGAACTTCCATTCGGCTTTCAAACAACGCCAAAAAGCCTTTCATTAGAATGAAAGGATTATCTTCTCTTTCTTAACTAAATTATTgttatatcataaaaaatttaacatggCATATAATTAATGCTAAAATGAAAGGGTCACTGACAATGTCCTAAAAGCACGTTGTCAGTAGCAAGGATGGACGGCTAGGATCGATCGGACGAAACTGCGATGGTTAACGTGGATAAATCCAACCAGGGCGGGTGGGAAAATGACCGTGCATACTTGGCAGATGAATCTCGCAGGAAATTTGGGAGATGAGTAAAGAAATATCGATAAATTCTTGACGTCTGGAAGCTGAGACATGATCAGGGTTCCTCTTACTGCGCAAGCCATCAAAACCGCGGTACCGCGCTCCCGCGGATCCCGCACGGTAACCGCAAAAAccgtgatgaatttgaatcaaaaaaattaaatttaaactcgcaCGGTTTTCGtggcttaccgcgcggtttgcCACGGTTACCACGCGGTAAGCCGCGAAAACCGCGGTAACTACTTGCTAgaacaacacatgagaacagcggttaccgcggcttaccaCACGGCTTTTTAgccgaaaccgcggttaccgcgaggaaaccgcggttaccgcgatgAGACCGCGAATGTGatgtcaaatataaaaaaaattaaaaaatctaaaaaaatacatgaaaaatagaaaaatattttgtgactatatttatgacaataggacatgttatagggaaaacaagaaaatttcatatgacattttctaaattcttgatattgcaacatacaaacatacaccgacACATCACTCTTCATCAAATAATTTactccaataacaagtaacgacaacttcattttgattgatgGGTCACGACTATACCTACTActcattattacaaataaaactattatgtatgtactaagatgcactatacatatttttcatatatccatcgttgtatatttgtatttcaacattatgtacccaagtgtctagtgtaaattaataatgactcaacacaatatattcttgaccatctttctatgaaatattacttacaataggctattttttaattttgtttcccgaaatactcgtttatgatttttaattacgtcgggaatacattttttcattaatttctttgacaaaactacactatatatcaacatatacaacatatattttttcattaaatttcctcaatttttttaaattcttcttaaatttaaactcggttaccgcaGCTTACCGAAGCTGTGCCTCAGCGGAGGGCGCagttaccgcggttaccgcggcggTCGCGAACCCTGGACATGATAGGCTTCCCACTCTACCGTAAAATGGAGCGATGAATTAGCGTATAATTAATAAAGCATTAacattaaaaaactttaaaaataaattattatgattttaaaataacttttatatagactttttataaaaagctACACTGTTGCATACTCCTTTCGTCCTAAAATGCGCCCTTTTTAAAGTTAGCTACGTAGATTAATAAAGTATGTGAAAATAACATGAGAAATGTTGTAATTAGTTGAGAAGAGAACATAtgtgagaaaattaaatagggaATGATTGTGATTAGTTCAAATGATGAGGTAGGTGAAGAAATACTTATGCCttttcattctaaaatataagcatatctaGATTGTAGCATAGAATAAGGATATACTCCGTctcgttaaaaatatttatcgtttatgacaaaatttaaccaaacttctaaaattttgatgaccatttttttgttagaataaatttataaaaccaaaTAAGCATATGATATTATTATAGTACATTTCGAGGAAAATctatgtatatcatttgttttatatttaaactaagcatttaagaaaCAATTGTATATCGGAATTGaagaagtttgatcaaatcgACATaaacgacaaatatttttgatcagAGTGGAGtatcaaaagattcatttttAATCACTTCAAtagtcaatttttaaatttttgaattgattaggtTCCCGTTATAAGCATACACTTGGCTCTAGAATGTTGAAATAATAGAAATTAATAtgaaaatgcttatattatgatataaaatttaaatcttaaaaatgattatattttgaaacggacaGATTAGCTTCATTTTAGGATGATGAGACTAGTTCGAAAAATTTGCACATAGAAAACGAGAGCAGTGGTTGAGAAAGTGTTCAAAATAACACAGCCTaaaccatgtactaatgtgGTATAGTGAAGAGGAAGCATTTGCTGCTGCTTGATTATTATCCTGAAATTCAACTCGATGcttccattaaaaaaagggaaaaagaaaagtcaGTCATCCGAATTCCCAAACTCTTCCGTGCAATGTAAGGAAGGGTCTGGCGATTGCTTCAGATCAATGCTCCCGCACATGTTTGCATGACTGTATCTTGGCAACAGAAAACACGACGCACAGGGAAGTAGTGCAAATACCAAAAGCAAGCACATTGTTCTTATTGTTTCCATCAATTAATGGCCGAAATAATCATGCTGTTACATGGAGATTGAGCACATAAAAAATCATCCTATAGATGCAGCTGGAGCCAGCATACTGCATGAATCTATGTATGGACTAGATCATATCACCGAGAAGGCAGCCTTTAGGTTCATAGCAATGTGGAGAGATGTCTATCGAATGGTGGCTTGATGTCGATCCCTAGAAACGCAGTgatccttttcttcttctgggGACGTGGATCGGTGAACCACAATGAAAGAGAAGTACTCTCTGTCTCGTACAGTCTTCCAGTGTACTCAGTAGTATATCTCCGCGGGAAGTTCCATGAATTTCACTGCTGATGGTTTCGAGAGGAGCTGAGCCACTCGTTGCTGTTCAAGAGTGTGGTGACTGGTGATGCAGTCGAGACAGAGTTCCTTTCCAGTCATTACATATCTGCAGGATGGTTGTTGAAGAGTCTGTATTACAGTATTCCCATATTACTGTGGAGAGATCCAAGATGTGCATAAAGAGAGGAGAAATTGCCTCAACATTCCGCAAATCATCTCAAGCTCTCCTCTTTTTCTCGGCCCAGGTTGGCCCATAAATTAGCAAGTTTGTCCTACCAAACCTCCTGTCAGCTATCTGCAATATTTGAGAACAATGAGCAACTCCATCGACAACCCAGAAAGCTAAGTGCTATTGCACAACCGTTATGTCAGTACTGAGTAGGGTAAAAGTGTAATACACTCACCTTTATAAGGCTTCCACATGATTCAGGCATCTCTGTTTTCAGCGGGTATTCAACGAgctaaggaaaaaaagagatgatGGTAAGGAATGTGCATGAGAGCAAAATCCTTAGATTGACACAAAATGAAAAACTTACAATGAAGCAATCTTCTCCAACCAATGGTGACCTTACGAGTTGATCAAGTAGTGTACTGTAGTTTACCTCAACATATGGCGGTGTTACACTAATATAATCAAAAGATGGATATTTCCCTGAGAGAGACAGATAAAAGGGACTGCGCGCGTCAGAGAACAGAAGAATAATGTTGTTGAAACGGTCCAAAATACATTGTTCACAAGAAACACTGTGCTCCATGTGTTTGTGTGCAAAAAAAGTGTATTGAAAGGCACACAAATCATAGTCTTGCACGATGTGTCCTAATGCAACAATGTTCACATCCATTACTAGCTTTCTATTGTTAATACTATTAATACGTGGTTACGATCATCAAACTTTAACAACGTAATAACAAGGATGCGAAGCACCCATTAGCTTTAGTGCATGTCACTGTCGGCGCAGAGTTCTAAACCTGTTTTGGCTTAATATCCTTGTAACCAAACCAAAAATTGGTATAACCAACCATGGCTTGGCGATGATCCAAATGGACTTCtttttgccaatttttttgtGGCTATCGAGGGCATCAACCAAACAGGCCCAGCTATTTCCTAACTAGAATTAGATTTCCATATTCCCTAAGAAAGAGTCATACCACTagatttttcagcattggacAAGAAGTTTTCGACGCGGATCATATGTATGTGCGAAACATCAAGAAATCCTGTACACTCCAGATTCGGTTTAAGGACCTCAGAAACAACCCAAGGATCCATCTCAACAAAATGTACCTAAagacaaaaggaaaagataaaTGATTGAATGATAATATTTGTCATTCCTGATCACTTTGTTGTTCTCTCCATCAGAAATTGAAATCATTATCGCAACTGTAAAACTAGAGAATtagaaaagaacacaaaagGCACTTCATGCTAACTTGTACACCTATGTTTATTACCCcagttcatattataagatattttggtaATCGttgattcatatggatgctagtgaatttggacatatatataagacaTATTCGTTGGtctatggataaatctagataagaccaaaacatcttataatacgaAAAAGTGAGAGTACTAAACAAGATGTGACaatagatatttttatgaaataaactGCAAATATACTTGTACACCTATGCACACCTCCCAGAAGTGGTAATCTCATTCATGTATACTGTGGATACATTTGGACGTTTAGAGTGATCAGTGATGGATTTATGGTAGAGCCAGGGTAAGTAACTAAATTAGCACATAAATAGAATTTAGCTTCAGTTTTGGGGAAAACCTCTGAACATCCTCTGCTCATAGCCTCAATTCCAACAGATCCAGTGCCACTATACAAGTCTAACCATCGACCAGGTCTAAGCGAGGAAGGAAAACCACCAGCTGACTGCACATTTGGCGAAGAGTCAATATAGATCTGTTAGTACCACAAGGTGGAACTTTTATAACTGAGTAGCTGatagaaacaaattaaactacaCAGGTACCTGTAAAATGTCAAAGGCTGCCCCTCGTACAACTTCCATCATTGGACGAACATTCCTATCTTTTGGtgaaagtaattttcttcggCGTACTTTTCCTCCTAATACCTGGCAGAAACATGGCGCACTTTAATATCTAAAAGAACTGAAGCATTGAAATGATAAGCAAGATCTACTTTCATGTGAACAAGTTAATGTAAATAGCTGCTGAATAATTGCAGTATGGGGTCATTCTTACGCAacaatgtttattttgttctaCATGTCTGGCAAAGTGATCAATACATGAGCGTGCATTTTGGTTTCTAAGGACAAAAGAGTTATCTACCAAACACCTTCTGATCTACTACATCTTTCTGACAGAAATTATGGCAAGTAGGAAACAAACATTAATTTCCACCACAGACACCTAGCTAATGATGGCAATTTGGTCACAAGCAAGTGGTTCTTTTATTTAGCCAGTACATGAACAAGTGCACCACGCCCTTTTTCAGGAGTTGCACATGAACAAAATCACACGCGGACCAAAACCAAAGTCTCACCTGAAGCATCTTATGCGTCTCCCGAGGCTCAGACGCCTTCGTCGGAGCAACCgcgacctccgccgccgcctcccctcgaCCCGACCGCCGCTTCCGCCtatccctcctcctctcttcctgaAAACAAACCCAAAAAAAGGGCACTCAAATCACCAGATACAGCAGAGGCACTAACTTCCGTGAGATCGATCGTTAAACCGAACAAACCGTGGGTTCCTCCTCGGTATCATCCTCGAAGTCGTTGGGGTTGAGACCGTACCGCTCCAGGAAGCGTCGgcgctccctcgccgccgcggcggcgcccgagGGAGCCGCGCCGGACGCCACGGGGATACGGCGAACCGGgaggcggagggagagggcctTAGGGTTTGGGGCGGAGAGGGGCGGGAGGAAAGGGGAAGCGAGGGCGGAGGAAGCCATTGGCGAGGAGCCGAAGAGCTTGGAAAGAACTCGGTAGAAGGGGGAAAGGAAGGGGATAAGGGGGTTTTGCTCTATCCATCTGCTCGGATTCTCTGCACCGTCGGATCTATGCTTTCGACGGCTGAGATGAACCAAGTTCAGTTACTCGGGTGCTCCCATTTGTTCGCGAGTGTATATCCCCTcgcgaaaaaaaaagtcctccctcaaaaagaaaagggaaaggaGAAATGATGCCGCATGTTTGTATTTACTTgacaatatttgatttatactGTTTCAAATTTAACAACCAATGATTTTTAAATGGTTAGAGTATTAGATGGAACTTTTATGTGTACATTTGAAAATGAGTAAAAGAATAATGTGGAGAAGAATACGTAAAACAATGAGTcctattaataaataattaatcaagtaTGAACTATTGAAACTACAAAATTCACCGcttaataatttagaaaattcacCCTAACTCTTTGTGTCGAACTATGCTTTAATCACCACTTCAAGGatttgccaatttttttttttggaggggGGGGTTGACGATGGGTCAAAATGTATGGACGAATAGCCCCAAGTACTAAATAATCCATCCATTCTTTTCTATATTatcataagttattttggatTTGGTCTAAGTCAagcatttttaagtttaaccaaatttatatatataatatgacaATATTTTTAACCCAAAATTAtacactataaaaatatattcgaGTGTTGATTTAATGAAAATAGTTTGATGTTGTAGatgttaagtatatttttctataatcttattctaatttaaatatgtttgacgtaggataaattaaattaaactatatGAAATGAATAGACTATTTGTAAATTGTAAATAGAAGAATCACATAGGAAATAAAACTAATGCAAATAAGAGAAGAGATAATTCATCCTAATTCAACAATGTACGTTGTTACTTTCTATGATATGTATGCTAGTGAGTTTACGTCGTTACTTTCTATAATAAGATTATCAATTGTTCTACAATATACTATTGgactagaatttttttttcaaatataccaaaaaaaactctatatagTTACAAGgttaacaattaatttattcccttaaaacttaaaaaaatgatattttcgtGTGTAGCCTCTTTACAAGATATGGAAGTTTATCTATGAGTTTcaatacttttttattttattttattgtaaatataattaatctgtGCAACATAATGTATAATTTGTTGAAAAAATTTATTGAAGTATACACACAAACTCCTATATCGTGCAAGGaggttatgaaaaaaaacaaaagtttgGAAACATCTAAgagtataaattaatcattaaccatgtgtatataaggatatttttaaaaaataatcactgATCCAATAACATATGATCTAATAACATATCGTAGAACAAATGTCAAATATATTGGTACATTATAGATATTTATGGCAAGTCATTGAAAACTCAATGACAATAATTTGGAGCAATGAAACATCTTATTCTCACCATCTCACAACATTTGTCCACAAACCAGGTCACGCAGGTTCGTAAAAAGAAGATTGTATACACTTGTACCAAATGAAATGACACAATATATCCATCTTACCCTTTTCGAGGAATTCAATTAAGCAATATAGCCATTGAAACAACGACATTCTTGATTTCCTTTGATCTGTGAGCCTTGACCTAATTTGGTACCCTTAtctttcgcttatgcttataacacaaaatttaaaatttcaaccttatATCTAGAgctgattttagagttttttttatcaaatttatatttcattatttgcttctaaatcactaagaatatatatatatataatttatttaaaatttattttcataacaAAAATGCAATAACAAACAACACACGATTCGTTTGGTCAATCCTGCGTTGCAAATCGCTGCACTCGAAGCACACCTCCATTTTTCCTCCATAACACACACCAGATTTATATTTACTGAGCTTCACAAGAAAAAGAGTAATTACATTTACATCCCATTCTCTGGTGCAATCTAATCCATATTGTAGCCGTTGCGaacgaaaaacaaaaaggaaagggGAAAAATCTCATAGCCGTTACAGGCGGCCGACCGCCACCCTGCCCAACGGCTCTATTCCCCTTCGCCCGCTCCACCACGTTGACCACGGCGACCTTTAaaatctctcctctcctttcctctcttctccccAAAGCCAATCTCTCCTCACAGATCACCTGATCCCCTTCGCCTCCGGCCATCGCCAAACCCTAGAAGTGAGCGAGGTGAGATTCGTCGCCATGAACGACCTCATGACCAAGTCGTTCATGAGCTACGTCGACCTGAAGAAGGCGGCGATGAAGGATCtggaggcgggcggcgacggggtcGAGCTCCACGAGGTCGGCGTCACCGACGAGCGGCTGAAGGGGTTCTTCCAGGAGACCGAggccgtggaggaggagatgaccGCCATCCGCGACGCGCTGGCCAGGCTCAACGCCGCCAACGAGGAGGGCAAGTCTCTGCACCAGCCCGACGCCCTCCGCGCGCTCCGCGGCCGCGTCAACGCCGACATCATCGCCGTGCTCCGCCGCGCCCGGGATATCCGCGCGAGGCTCGAGGCCATGGACCGCGCCAACGCCGCCCAGCGCAGGCTCTCCGCCGGGTGCCGCGAGGGCACCCCGCTCGACCGCACCCGCACCGCGCTCACGGCCGCGCTCCGGAAGAAGCTCAAGGACCTCATGCTCGACTTCCAGGCACTCCGGCAGCGGATCATGTCCGAGTACAAGGACACCATCGAGCGCCGCTACTACACCCTCACCGGCGAGGTCCCTGAGGAGGAGGTGATCGAGCGCATCATTTCCGAGGGCCGCAGCGAGGAGCTCCTGTGCGCGGCCGTCGCGGAGCACGGCAAGGGCGCGGTGCTCGCCGCGGTGAACGAGATCCAGGACCGCCACGACGCCGCCCGCGAGGTGGAGCGCAGCCTCCTGGAGCTCCACCAGGTGTTCCTCGACATGGCCGTCGTGGTGGAGTCCCAGGGTGAACAGCTCGACGACATCGAGCGCCACGTCAATAGCGCCACCACCTACGTCCAGGGCGGCAACAAGGAGCTTGGCAAGGCCCGCGAGTACCAGCGCAGCAGCCGCAAATGCCTCTGCATCGGCATCGTCATCCTGctgctcctcgtcctcctcatcGTCGTGCCCATCGCCACCAGCCTGAAGAGATCATGAGAACTTGGCCGCGTCAACTCCCAGTTATTACTCGTGTTGTCGAGGGGTTCGGTTACGATTACTTGGTACCAGACACTTCACAGTTGTGTCTCACTCCCGTGTTTTCGAATTTCGTGTTCTCGATTCGTTCGTTAATCTCTGGCTGAATGTTTCTGTATCAATCAGGATTTAGCTGATGATCAAATGAAATACGCCCGTATATTTGTTCTGTTAATTGCAGTGCCCATCTACCGATTGGTTCTCGAATCTGCATTTGAGACCATATTTGCTGCATTTGTGAATTATCTTGGCTGTGTTATTTCAAAGATTattgatgaaagattatttgattttgtaattgttatttaatgatataaacaatagaattaactactataaaattaaaattttactttagaaatatgagatgacGTGCTTCTATAgaaacattttgcaaaaaattacaccgtttagtagttcaaaAAACATACACATAAAAGCCAAGAAAAATCTAGCTTAAAACACAGCGGGAAGTCGGGAAGAGGTCAGTTGGCGAAGGCCCAAGTGGTAACTGTCTATATGGGCTTTGTTTGCCTATAGTCGTGAGAGGAAAAAAGTTCACCAGAGATCTAAACTTGAAGCCGAGTTTGCTTTTTATCCATTAGC from Oryza brachyantha chromosome 3, ObraRS2, whole genome shotgun sequence carries:
- the LOC102709350 gene encoding putative rRNA methyltransferase YlbH, whose amino-acid sequence is MASSALASPFLPPLSAPNPKALSLRLPVRRIPVASGAAPSGAAAAARERRRFLERYGLNPNDFEDDTEEEPTEERRRDRRKRRSGRGEAAAEVAVAPTKASEPRETHKMLQVLGGKVRRRKLLSPKDRNVRPMMEVVRGAAFDILQSAGGFPSSLRPGRWLDLYSGTGSVGIEAMSRGCSEVHFVEMDPWVVSEVLKPNLECTGFLDVSHIHMIRVENFLSNAEKSSGKYPSFDYISVTPPYVEVNYSTLLDQLVRSPLVGEDCFILVEYPLKTEMPESCGSLIKIADRRFGRTNLLIYGPTWAEKKRRA
- the LOC102705521 gene encoding syntaxin-related protein KNOLLE; its protein translation is MNDLMTKSFMSYVDLKKAAMKDLEAGGDGVELHEVGVTDERLKGFFQETEAVEEEMTAIRDALARLNAANEEGKSLHQPDALRALRGRVNADIIAVLRRARDIRARLEAMDRANAAQRRLSAGCREGTPLDRTRTALTAALRKKLKDLMLDFQALRQRIMSEYKDTIERRYYTLTGEVPEEEVIERIISEGRSEELLCAAVAEHGKGAVLAAVNEIQDRHDAAREVERSLLELHQVFLDMAVVVESQGEQLDDIERHVNSATTYVQGGNKELGKAREYQRSSRKCLCIGIVILLLLVLLIVVPIATSLKRS